The Mycolicibacterium mageritense genome contains a region encoding:
- a CDS encoding ABC transporter permease — protein MSALAALDAERIKLSTTRSPLWSVLGVAVISLAVAALQGWSAYSAASLPPEKAALGVAVFGVPVLMVLSSMTMTGEYRSGLVRTTFLATPNRTVVLIAKAVVAAAFSSLCAAVMVIVAVLAARVIAEPTAGTQLSLANPAVWQVAGGFALYAALAAVLGVAVGALVRFAAGAVAVLLLWPLVAEPLLANMPNSGPRTGPWLPFVNMFSFLDVEWLFPTYAMPWGVVGSLVYFMVIVAVVFVAAAVVLNKRDA, from the coding sequence GTGAGCGCGCTGGCGGCGCTCGACGCCGAACGCATCAAGCTGTCCACCACCCGCTCGCCGCTGTGGTCGGTGCTCGGTGTCGCGGTCATCAGTCTCGCGGTGGCGGCCCTGCAGGGTTGGTCGGCCTACAGCGCGGCTTCGCTGCCACCGGAGAAAGCCGCCTTGGGTGTCGCGGTGTTCGGGGTGCCGGTGTTGATGGTGCTGTCCTCGATGACCATGACGGGCGAATACCGCAGTGGGCTGGTCCGCACCACATTCCTGGCCACGCCCAACCGCACCGTCGTGCTGATCGCAAAAGCCGTTGTGGCGGCGGCGTTTTCCTCGCTGTGCGCGGCTGTGATGGTGATCGTCGCGGTGCTGGCGGCCCGCGTGATCGCCGAACCCACCGCAGGAACTCAGCTGTCCCTGGCCAACCCGGCGGTCTGGCAGGTGGCGGGCGGCTTTGCGCTCTACGCCGCGTTGGCCGCGGTGCTCGGGGTGGCCGTCGGTGCGCTCGTGCGGTTCGCGGCCGGGGCGGTCGCCGTACTGCTGCTGTGGCCACTGGTCGCCGAGCCGCTCTTGGCCAACATGCCGAATTCCGGTCCGCGGACGGGGCCGTGGCTGCCGTTCGTCAACATGTTCTCGTTCCTCGACGTGGAATGGCTGTTCCCGACGTACGCGATGCCATGGGGCGTCGTCGGCTCGTTGGTGTACTTCATGGTGATCGTCGCGGTCGTGTTCGTCGCCGCCGCTGTGGTGCTGAACAAGCGCGACGCGTGA
- a CDS encoding glutamate ABC transporter substrate-binding protein, whose amino-acid sequence MKKLLVLLAAVLTVAGCSQTAPALTIPALTLTPPTPAGMQELPPEPVRVPMPDNDDCNRTASLRPFSDKAEADAAVANIRDRGRLIVGLDIGSNLFSFRDPISGEITGFDVDIAGEVSRDIFGTPAQVEYRILSSADRITALQNNQVDIVVKTMTITCERKKLVNFSTVYLMANQRILASRDSSITQASDLSGKRVCVVDGTTSLQRIQQISPAPIIVSVVTWSDCLVALQQRQVDAVSTDDSILAGLVAQDPYLHIVGPSMNQEPYGIGVNLENTGLVRVVNGTLDRIRRDGTWNTLYRKWLTVLGPAPSPPAARYVD is encoded by the coding sequence ATGAAGAAACTGCTCGTCCTCCTCGCGGCGGTCCTGACCGTCGCGGGCTGCAGCCAGACGGCGCCCGCGCTGACCATTCCCGCGCTGACGCTGACGCCACCGACCCCGGCCGGGATGCAGGAGCTTCCGCCCGAGCCGGTGCGGGTGCCCATGCCCGACAACGACGACTGCAACCGCACCGCGAGCCTGCGCCCGTTCAGCGACAAGGCCGAGGCCGACGCGGCTGTGGCCAACATCCGCGATCGCGGCAGGCTCATCGTCGGGCTCGACATCGGCAGCAATCTGTTTTCCTTCCGCGATCCGATCAGCGGTGAGATCACCGGGTTCGACGTCGACATCGCCGGCGAGGTTTCCCGCGACATCTTCGGTACGCCCGCGCAGGTGGAGTACCGGATCCTGTCGTCGGCCGACCGAATCACCGCGCTGCAGAACAACCAGGTCGACATCGTGGTGAAGACCATGACGATCACGTGCGAGCGCAAGAAGCTGGTCAACTTCTCCACGGTGTATCTGATGGCCAATCAGCGCATCCTGGCGTCGCGCGACTCCTCGATCACCCAGGCCTCTGATCTGTCCGGCAAGCGCGTATGTGTGGTGGACGGCACGACGTCGCTGCAGCGCATCCAGCAGATCAGCCCCGCGCCCATCATCGTCTCGGTGGTCACGTGGTCCGATTGCCTGGTGGCGCTGCAGCAGCGCCAGGTCGACGCGGTCAGCACCGACGATTCGATCCTGGCCGGGTTGGTCGCCCAGGATCCGTATCTGCACATCGTCGGCCCGAGCATGAATCAGGAGCCCTACGGCATCGGCGTCAACCTGGAGAACACCGGGCTGGTGCGCGTGGTCAACGGCACGCTGGACCGCATTCGCCGCGACGGAACCTGGAACACGTTGTACCGCAAGTGGTTGACGGTGCTGGGGCCGGCGCCGTCACCTCCGGCCGCGAGGTATGTCGACTGA
- the thiO gene encoding glycine oxidase ThiO, translating to MARTMAVVGGGVIGLSVARRAALDGWTVRLHAATERGASWVAGGMLAPHSEGWPGEEHLLQIGLESLRLWHSGFLEGLPPDVVTARESLVVAVDRADVADLRTVAEWLAGQGHPVELTTAARDVEPLLAQGIRHGFRATTELAVDNRRVVDALAEHCRRLGVCWAPAVSELAEVDDADTVVIANGIDAPKLVPGLPVRPVKGEVLRLRWRKGCMPVPQRVIRARVHGRPVYLVPRADGVVVGATQYEHGRDTAPVVTGVRDLLDDACTIMPALGEYELAETAAGLRPMSPDGVPIVERVDARTLVAAGHGRNGFLLAPWTAERIAAELEVSVGAK from the coding sequence ATGGCGCGAACCATGGCCGTCGTCGGCGGCGGTGTCATCGGGCTGTCCGTGGCACGGCGTGCTGCCCTCGATGGCTGGACCGTGCGGCTGCATGCCGCGACCGAGCGCGGCGCATCGTGGGTGGCCGGCGGCATGCTGGCCCCGCACAGCGAGGGCTGGCCGGGCGAGGAACACCTGCTGCAGATCGGGCTGGAATCGCTCCGGCTGTGGCATTCGGGTTTCCTGGAGGGCCTGCCGCCCGACGTGGTGACGGCGCGGGAATCACTGGTGGTGGCGGTCGACCGGGCCGACGTCGCCGACCTGCGCACGGTCGCAGAATGGCTGGCCGGCCAGGGCCACCCCGTCGAGTTGACCACGGCCGCGCGTGATGTCGAGCCGCTGTTGGCGCAGGGCATCCGGCATGGGTTCCGGGCCACCACCGAGCTCGCGGTCGACAACCGCCGGGTGGTCGACGCGCTGGCCGAGCACTGCCGGCGGCTCGGCGTGTGCTGGGCGCCCGCGGTGTCGGAACTCGCCGAGGTGGACGACGCCGACACCGTGGTGATCGCCAACGGCATCGACGCGCCGAAACTCGTGCCGGGGCTCCCGGTGCGCCCCGTCAAGGGCGAGGTGTTGCGGCTGCGTTGGCGCAAGGGGTGTATGCCGGTGCCGCAGCGCGTGATTCGGGCCCGCGTACACGGCAGGCCCGTGTACCTGGTGCCGCGGGCCGACGGCGTCGTGGTGGGTGCCACGCAGTACGAGCACGGCCGGGACACCGCGCCCGTCGTGACCGGCGTGCGTGACCTGCTCGACGACGCGTGCACGATCATGCCTGCGCTGGGTGAGTACGAGCTCGCCGAGACCGCGGCAGGCCTGCGGCCCATGTCGCCCGACGGTGTGCCGATCGTCGAACGTGTCGACGCCCGCACCCTGGTGGCCGCGGGGCACGGCCGCAACGGATTTTTGTTGGCGCCGTGGACCGCAGAGCGGATCGCGGCTGAACTCGAGGTGAGCGTGGGAGCGAAATGA
- the thiE gene encoding thiamine phosphate synthase, which produces MEQPADRLQQASLYLCTDARRERGDLAEFADAALAGGVDLIQLRDKGSAGEQQFGPLEARQELDALAVLADAARRHGALLAVNDRADIARAAGADVLHLGQDDLPLDVARDIIGERPVIGRSTHDADQVAAAIEEEVDYFCVGPCWPTPTKPGRHAPGLDLVRNAAARNPAKPWFAIGGIDKQRLPEVLDAGARRIVVVRAITAAEDPRAAAAALKARLTANG; this is translated from the coding sequence GTGGAGCAACCCGCCGATCGCCTGCAGCAAGCCAGCCTGTACCTGTGCACCGACGCTCGCCGCGAACGCGGTGACCTGGCGGAATTCGCCGACGCCGCGCTGGCCGGCGGGGTGGATCTGATCCAGCTGCGGGACAAGGGCTCGGCCGGGGAGCAGCAGTTCGGCCCGCTGGAGGCGCGCCAGGAACTGGACGCGCTCGCGGTGCTGGCCGATGCCGCGCGTCGGCACGGCGCGCTGCTGGCGGTCAACGACCGTGCCGACATCGCGCGCGCGGCCGGCGCCGACGTGCTGCACCTCGGCCAGGACGACCTGCCGCTCGACGTGGCGCGCGACATCATCGGCGAGCGCCCGGTGATCGGCCGGTCCACGCACGATGCCGATCAGGTCGCCGCGGCCATCGAAGAAGAGGTCGATTACTTCTGCGTCGGGCCGTGCTGGCCCACCCCCACCAAACCCGGCCGCCACGCGCCCGGCCTGGACCTGGTCCGGAACGCGGCGGCACGAAACCCGGCCAAGCCGTGGTTCGCGATCGGCGGGATCGACAAGCAGCGACTGCCCGAGGTGCTCGACGCCGGGGCCCGGCGCATCGTGGTGGTGCGCGCGATCACCGCGGCCGAGGATCCCCGCGCGGCCGCCGCGGCGCTCAAGGCGCGGCTTACCGCGAACGGTTGA
- the thiG gene encoding thiazole synthase (functions in thiamine (vitamin B1) biosynthesis; in Bacillus subtilis this enzyme catalyzes the formation of thiazole from dehydroxyglycine and 1-deoxy-D-xylulose-5-phosphate and ThiS-thiocarboxylate), translated as MADSVLTIGGREFGSRLIMGTGGAPNLAVLEEALVASGTELTTVAMRRVDAETGTGVLDLLNRLGIAALPNTAGCRGAAEAVLTAQLAREALGTDLVKLEVIADERTLLPDAIELVRAAEQLVDDGFVVLPYTNDDPVLARRLEDTGCAAVMPLGAPIGTGLGISNPHNIEMIVEAAGVPVILDAGIGTASDAALAMELGCDAVLLASAVTRAADPPTMAAAMAAAVTAGYLARQAGRIPKRFWAQASSPSLL; from the coding sequence GTGGCTGATTCCGTGCTCACCATCGGCGGCCGCGAGTTCGGTTCCCGCCTCATCATGGGAACCGGCGGGGCGCCGAACCTGGCAGTGCTGGAAGAAGCGCTGGTGGCGTCGGGCACCGAGCTGACCACGGTCGCGATGCGCCGCGTCGACGCCGAGACCGGCACCGGCGTGCTGGATCTGCTCAACCGGCTCGGCATTGCGGCCCTGCCCAACACCGCGGGTTGTCGCGGCGCGGCCGAGGCCGTGCTGACCGCGCAGCTGGCCCGCGAGGCGCTGGGCACCGATCTGGTCAAACTCGAGGTCATCGCCGACGAGCGCACCCTGCTGCCCGACGCCATCGAATTGGTGCGCGCCGCCGAGCAATTGGTGGACGACGGATTCGTCGTGCTGCCCTACACCAACGACGACCCGGTGCTGGCCCGGCGGCTGGAGGACACCGGATGCGCGGCCGTCATGCCGCTGGGCGCGCCGATCGGCACCGGGCTCGGCATCTCCAACCCGCACAACATCGAGATGATCGTCGAGGCGGCGGGTGTGCCGGTGATCCTCGACGCAGGCATCGGCACCGCGTCCGACGCCGCGCTCGCGATGGAGTTGGGTTGCGACGCAGTGCTGCTGGCCTCGGCCGTCACGCGCGCCGCCGACCCGCCGACCATGGCCGCGGCGATGGCGGCCGCCGTGACCGCGGGCTACCTGGCGCGCCAGGCCGGGCGGATTCCCAAACGCTTCTGGGCGCAGGCGTCGAGCCCGTCGTTGCTTTGA
- a CDS encoding hydrogenase maturation nickel metallochaperone HypA, whose protein sequence is MHELSLCQAIAGVVKPHAQGRRIDVVRVRVGALRQVVPESLEFCWSLIRDHENLAGAELKLELIPAEVRCRACQQCSQIKSRWSVCCPHCTSADVEVIRGNEFLVTSLDVT, encoded by the coding sequence GTGCACGAACTATCCCTGTGCCAGGCCATCGCCGGCGTGGTAAAGCCACATGCGCAAGGCCGGCGCATCGACGTGGTCCGGGTGCGGGTCGGCGCCCTTCGCCAGGTGGTTCCAGAGTCGCTGGAGTTCTGCTGGTCGCTGATCCGCGACCACGAAAACCTCGCGGGGGCCGAACTGAAACTCGAGCTGATTCCGGCCGAGGTGAGATGCCGCGCCTGTCAGCAGTGCTCTCAGATCAAGTCAAGGTGGTCGGTATGTTGCCCACACTGCACGAGCGCTGACGTCGAGGTCATACGGGGAAACGAGTTTCTGGTCACGTCGCTCGACGTAACGTGA
- the glnX gene encoding protein kinase G-activating protein GlnX has product MTVELAHPSTEPLASRSPTTPAHPRWWFLWTTPGRILTIGLVLSALVIASAFATSTTVNDRQQALTTVLDHTEPLSFAAGQLYTTLSVADAAAATAFIAGAEPRDVRQRYEQAITDAASAVTRASSGLTDEALVQLLGRINARLAVYTGLVETARTNNRAGNPVGSSYLSEASAMMQTQILPDAQRLYEQTSARVDAETTASTRIPAPVMLVVLATLMFGAFANRWLARRTRRRVNIGFVAGGLAVLIMLIWVTTALVISTSDSRSAKDTAAESLKTVTNLAITAQQARADETLALIRRGDENVRKQSYYQRIDMMQQELSAYLARDTGLDKSDLVDAEHLLTRWRAADDRINAYIAVGNYQAATQVALGTGEDDSTPAFDKLDEALSKGIEQSRTQLRNDILNARRVLSGATVGAAMLSVAAAVAVALGLWPRLSEYR; this is encoded by the coding sequence GTGACTGTGGAGTTGGCACATCCCTCGACCGAGCCGCTCGCGTCCCGGTCACCTACCACCCCTGCCCACCCGCGCTGGTGGTTCCTGTGGACCACGCCGGGCCGCATCCTGACGATCGGTCTGGTGCTGTCGGCGCTCGTGATCGCGAGCGCCTTCGCGACGTCCACCACGGTCAACGACCGGCAGCAGGCGTTGACGACGGTGCTCGACCACACCGAGCCGTTGTCGTTCGCGGCCGGTCAGCTGTACACGACGCTTTCGGTGGCCGACGCCGCGGCAGCCACTGCCTTCATCGCGGGAGCCGAACCGCGGGATGTGCGGCAGCGCTACGAGCAGGCCATCACCGACGCCGCGAGCGCCGTCACCCGGGCGTCCAGCGGACTGACCGACGAAGCGCTCGTGCAGCTGCTCGGCCGCATCAACGCACGGCTCGCGGTTTACACCGGGCTGGTCGAAACCGCCCGCACCAACAACCGCGCAGGAAATCCCGTCGGGTCGTCGTACCTGTCGGAGGCGTCGGCCATGATGCAGACGCAGATCCTGCCCGATGCGCAACGACTCTACGAACAGACCTCGGCGCGGGTGGACGCGGAAACCACGGCGTCGACCCGCATCCCGGCGCCCGTGATGCTCGTGGTGCTCGCGACCCTGATGTTCGGGGCGTTCGCCAACCGGTGGCTGGCCCGGCGGACCCGGCGCCGCGTCAACATCGGATTCGTCGCCGGCGGCCTGGCCGTGCTGATCATGTTGATCTGGGTGACGACGGCGCTGGTGATCTCGACGTCGGACAGCCGCAGCGCCAAGGACACCGCCGCCGAGTCGCTCAAGACCGTGACCAACCTGGCCATCACCGCGCAACAGGCCCGCGCCGACGAGACGCTGGCGCTGATCCGCCGCGGCGACGAGAACGTCCGCAAGCAGTCGTACTACCAGCGCATCGACATGATGCAGCAGGAGCTCTCGGCCTACCTGGCGCGCGACACGGGCCTCGACAAGAGCGACCTCGTCGACGCCGAACACCTGCTGACGCGCTGGCGTGCGGCCGACGACCGGATCAACGCCTACATCGCGGTCGGCAACTATCAGGCCGCGACGCAGGTGGCGCTGGGCACCGGCGAGGACGACTCGACGCCCGCCTTCGACAAGCTCGACGAGGCGCTGTCGAAGGGTATCGAGCAGAGCCGCACCCAGCTGCGCAACGACATCCTCAACGCCCGCCGCGTGCTGTCCGGCGCGACCGTGGGCGCGGCGATGCTCAGCGTCGCCGCGGCCGTGGCGGTGGCGCTGGGGTTGTGGCCCAGACTCAGTGAGTACCGCTGA
- a CDS encoding NUDIX hydrolase, translating to MRGDGDGWVVSDSGARFWGRHGAAGLLLRAPWPDGSAAVLLQHRAPWSHQGGTWALPGGARDSHETPEEAAVREAHEEAGLAAEQLSVRTTVITAEVVGAGGTRWTYTTVIADATELLETVPNRESSELRWVAEDEVAELPLHPGFAASWPQLRDVTATIPLRVNRSR from the coding sequence GTGCGTGGCGACGGGGACGGCTGGGTGGTATCCGACAGCGGTGCCCGGTTCTGGGGCCGCCACGGTGCGGCCGGTCTGCTGCTGCGCGCGCCGTGGCCGGACGGAAGTGCCGCGGTGCTCCTGCAACATCGGGCGCCATGGAGTCATCAGGGCGGCACCTGGGCGCTGCCGGGCGGTGCACGCGACAGTCACGAGACGCCCGAAGAGGCCGCGGTACGCGAAGCGCACGAGGAGGCCGGGTTGGCGGCCGAGCAGTTGAGTGTCCGGACCACCGTCATCACCGCCGAGGTGGTCGGGGCGGGCGGCACGCGCTGGACCTACACGACCGTCATCGCCGACGCGACCGAACTCCTGGAGACCGTGCCCAACCGCGAGAGCTCGGAGTTGCGCTGGGTCGCCGAGGACGAGGTGGCCGAGCTTCCGCTGCACCCCGGCTTCGCGGCCAGCTGGCCGCAGTTGCGGGACGTCACGGCCACCATCCCGCTGCGCGTCAACCGTTCGCGGTAA
- the thiS gene encoding sulfur carrier protein ThiS, with protein sequence MITITVNDEMVEVDSQTTIAKLLENRGFPEKGIAVALDWSVLPRSEWDRTLADGARIEVVTAVQGG encoded by the coding sequence ATGATCACCATCACGGTCAATGACGAAATGGTCGAGGTGGATTCCCAGACCACCATCGCGAAGCTGCTGGAAAACCGCGGTTTTCCGGAAAAGGGCATCGCGGTCGCGCTGGACTGGTCGGTGCTGCCGCGGTCGGAATGGGATCGCACGCTGGCCGACGGCGCGCGCATCGAGGTCGTGACGGCGGTGCAGGGTGGCTGA
- a CDS encoding ABC transporter ATP-binding protein: protein MIELAGLTKLYGTHRAVDDLTCSVEPGVVTGFLGPNGAGKTTTMRLILGLDHPTSGTATIDGKAYRELRDPLRTVGALLDARQAHPNRSARNHLRWIAAANRIDSTRVDEVLDMVGLESVGDRTAGTLSLGMSQRLGIAAALLGDPPVLLFDEPVNGLDPEGIHWVRTLMRKLAAEGRTVFVSSHLLAEMANTADRLVVIGQGKLIASTTVEEFVKGSAADTVRVRSPQLETLAQVLSDAGLQAETDGDTMTVHGVAIEVIGELAARNAITLHELSARQGSLEEAYLKLTDDAVDYRAAQ from the coding sequence ATGATCGAACTAGCCGGGCTGACCAAGCTCTACGGAACCCACCGCGCCGTCGACGATCTGACCTGCTCGGTCGAACCGGGGGTGGTCACCGGCTTTCTCGGACCCAACGGTGCAGGCAAGACCACCACCATGCGGTTGATCCTGGGCCTGGACCACCCGACCTCGGGCACCGCGACCATCGACGGCAAGGCCTACCGCGAGCTGCGCGACCCACTGCGGACCGTCGGTGCGCTGCTCGACGCGCGGCAGGCGCACCCGAACCGCAGCGCCCGCAACCACCTCCGCTGGATCGCTGCGGCCAACCGGATCGACTCCACGCGGGTCGACGAGGTGCTCGACATGGTCGGGCTCGAATCGGTGGGGGATCGCACCGCGGGCACACTGTCGCTCGGCATGAGCCAACGGCTCGGCATCGCGGCAGCGCTGTTGGGTGACCCGCCGGTGCTGCTGTTCGACGAACCGGTCAACGGTCTGGACCCGGAGGGCATCCACTGGGTGCGCACCTTGATGCGCAAACTGGCCGCCGAAGGCCGCACGGTGTTCGTGTCCAGCCACCTGCTGGCCGAGATGGCCAACACCGCCGACCGATTGGTGGTGATCGGGCAGGGCAAGCTGATCGCCTCGACCACGGTCGAGGAGTTCGTCAAGGGCTCCGCGGCCGACACGGTCCGGGTGCGCAGCCCGCAACTCGAAACCCTCGCGCAGGTGCTGTCCGACGCCGGACTGCAGGCCGAAACGGACGGCGACACGATGACCGTGCACGGCGTCGCGATCGAGGTGATCGGTGAGTTGGCCGCGCGCAACGCCATCACCCTGCACGAGCTCAGTGCGCGGCAGGGATCGCTGGAGGAGGCGTACTTGAAACTCACCGATGACGCCGTCGACTACCGGGCGGCCCAGTGA
- the hypB gene encoding hydrogenase nickel incorporation protein HypB, with protein sequence MGRFHRHDDGTAHSHEHGDHEHSHDHGDHSGYQTGTQRVDVLESIFAENDTRAALNREIFENNGIRALNLMSSPGSGKTTVLAATLDELASDIAVGIVEGDIATDIDAAKLGGRGAQISLLNTNNGFGGECHLDAPMVNRALQGLDLAGLDLVVIENVGNLVCPAEFDVGEHAKAMVYSVTEGEDKPLKYPVMFRSVDLVLLNKIDLVPYLDADLDRYMAHIREVNPTAEVLPVSARTGAGMQSWYEWVRRFLRN encoded by the coding sequence ATGGGCAGATTTCACCGGCACGACGACGGTACGGCGCACAGCCACGAACACGGCGACCACGAGCATTCGCACGACCACGGCGACCACAGCGGGTATCAGACCGGTACACAGCGCGTCGACGTTCTGGAATCGATCTTTGCCGAGAACGACACCCGCGCGGCCTTGAATCGAGAGATCTTCGAGAACAACGGTATTCGTGCCCTGAACCTGATGAGCTCACCAGGGTCGGGCAAGACCACGGTGCTCGCGGCCACCCTGGACGAACTTGCGAGCGATATCGCAGTCGGCATTGTCGAAGGCGACATCGCAACCGACATCGACGCCGCGAAACTCGGCGGGCGAGGCGCGCAGATATCACTGCTGAACACCAACAACGGTTTCGGTGGCGAATGCCACCTCGATGCGCCGATGGTCAATCGCGCACTGCAAGGACTCGACCTTGCCGGCCTCGACCTGGTGGTGATCGAGAACGTCGGCAACCTGGTCTGCCCTGCGGAGTTCGACGTGGGTGAGCATGCGAAAGCCATGGTGTACTCGGTCACCGAAGGCGAAGACAAGCCTTTGAAGTACCCGGTGATGTTCCGCTCTGTGGACCTGGTGCTGCTCAACAAGATCGATCTCGTCCCCTATCTCGACGCGGACCTGGATCGCTACATGGCCCACATCCGCGAGGTCAATCCCACCGCGGAAGTCTTGCCGGTGAGCGCGCGGACCGGCGCGGGAATGCAATCCTGGTACGAATGGGTTCGGCGGTTCCTCCGCAATTGA